A genomic window from Vigna radiata var. radiata cultivar VC1973A chromosome 2, Vradiata_ver6, whole genome shotgun sequence includes:
- the LOC106755892 gene encoding uncharacterized protein LOC106755892 — MQFMLNLRVTHGVPLCLSGVTNPLSFSKEIADHDSRRKNMKKQRSVAREGVHAKHQQKGTLITNFQTSSLIMAEEYGDLGHIILHHLFCIHLGLTAKAA; from the exons ATGCAGTTCATGCTCAACCTTCGTGTTACTCATGGAGTTCCACTTTGTCTCTCTGGAGTCACCAatcctctttctttctctaaggA AATAGCAGATCATGACAGTCGGAGGAAGAACATGAAGAAGCAGAGATCAGTGGCCAGAGAGGGTGTGCATGCAAAGCATCAACAAAAGGGTACCCTCATCACTAACTTTCAAACCTCTTCTCTGATCATGGCTGAAGAATATGGAGATCTTGGTCACATCATACTTCATCATCTGTTCTGTATTCACCTTGGTTTAACAGCAAAAGCTGCATAG